From Xylanivirga thermophila, the proteins below share one genomic window:
- a CDS encoding exodeoxyribonuclease III, whose product MKLVSWNVNGLRACINKGFLEYFTEVDADIFCLQEIKLQEGQIDLDLEGYNQYWNYAVKKGYSGTAIFTKVKPLSVKYGVGIEEHDQEGRVITLEFEDFYLVTAYTPNSQRGLTRLDYRMRWEDMFRQYLKDLDSKKPIILCGDLNVAHREIDLKNPQSNRKNAGFTDEERGKMTALLNSGFIDTFRYFYPDKEGAYTWWSYMAKSRDRNVGWRIDYFIISERLKDRLTDSQIHSNILGSDHCPIVLEID is encoded by the coding sequence ATGAAACTGGTTTCTTGGAATGTAAATGGTCTTAGAGCCTGTATTAATAAAGGTTTTTTAGAATATTTTACAGAGGTAGATGCCGATATATTTTGCCTTCAGGAGATAAAGCTTCAGGAAGGTCAAATAGATTTGGATCTGGAAGGATATAATCAGTATTGGAACTATGCAGTCAAGAAGGGATATTCGGGAACAGCAATATTTACTAAAGTAAAACCCTTATCGGTAAAGTATGGAGTGGGCATTGAAGAACATGATCAGGAAGGAAGGGTCATAACACTGGAGTTTGAGGATTTTTATTTAGTGACTGCATATACTCCTAATTCTCAGCGGGGTCTTACCAGACTTGATTACAGGATGAGATGGGAAGATATGTTTAGACAGTATCTCAAAGATCTAGATAGTAAAAAACCCATAATCCTATGTGGAGATCTTAATGTGGCCCATAGAGAAATTGATTTAAAGAATCCGCAATCGAATAGGAAAAATGCAGGATTTACCGATGAAGAACGGGGGAAGATGACAGCATTATTAAATTCAGGTTTTATAGATACTTTTCGATATTTTTATCCTGATAAAGAAGGTGCATATACTTGGTGGTCATATATGGCAAAATCCAGGGATAGGAATGTAGGATGGAGGATTGACTATTTTATCATATCTGAAAGATTAAAAGATAGATTAACTGATTCACAGATTCATTCTAATATATTGG